In Oreochromis niloticus isolate F11D_XX linkage group LG22, O_niloticus_UMD_NMBU, whole genome shotgun sequence, the sequence GAACTTCATCAATCATCTCTGTCACGGACCCGGCTCTGGGGACTCGGGGTCCGTGAGCAGTGTgggctattattattattattattattattattattattattatttggtgtGTGTGTCGTCTGCACTGCTACTGTTCTGTTCACATTTGTATGtaggcaggtgtgtgtgtgtgtgtgtgtgtgtagctgtttTCTGTGGCCAAGTCACAGCCAccttcaggcctggtgggtgtggccctgctagGGGACTGGCCACACCCGAAGTCCTtgccacacacctgctgctgatctgggctcgtcgggggagctattTAGGAGAGCGATGGAGTTTCCACCGACGCGGGATTATTGCGTTAGACTTCATGTCAGTCTTCTAGTTTAGTTTAAAAGTCAGTGAGTGTATGCCTGCTGGGATTAAGTGTTTTAACGGCTGTCTCTATTGTTTTCCTCAGGAGGAGTGTGGAACGAGAGAGAGCAGTGAGCACGGGGAGTGCAGAGACACAGGAGCAGAGAGCACTAAACAGGGACTTTTTGGGAAGAAGACACGACACGGGAGTAAAGGGAGAGCATGGGGATTTATTGTCATTTtcgcactgtaaataaacgcaccaCTTGCAGTGAAGAGTCCAGCGTTCTGGGTCCTCCTTTCCCCCACATCCCCACGGCTTGCCCTGGCAAACTGTGACAATCCCAACAACCTAAAACTCTGGGAAGTCTTGGACTTGAGAAGACGCAGTAAAGAAATATTTCAAAGAGTGGGTCACTGTAAGAAACAGTTTGTGTATAATTATTTTACTTGATAAGCTGTAGCGATAAAAGGTTTTAACTctttataaaaatgaaaatggtaTTTTGTGGCGaaaataaaagttttggttACAGCCACTAAATTACCAACAGACCCCCTGACTGATGTCAATTACAGCTGTTGGATCATTTAGAAAGACGGCAGGTTCACTTATAAAAAAGATGTGCAATGAGCAATTTAAAGAAATAGCTAAGttgattgatttgatttttttttttaatttgatttttttattgattagtgtggaataaggaatattttactgctacttatACTTATTATCAGCATTATGATTGCATTAATTAACTTTGCATTAAGTCATGATCATTGCATTAAACCATATAATAATCACTTCATTGAAGcagttattgaagctgctgacattacattaaagtctgtattacaggtgttatcataatcacataatAATCTCTCATTGCAGGCGCAACTGTAATCATGTTATACACATTGCAATTCTGTGCTTATTAAAGAGTTGTGGCTCAGTCAATTAATTAAAAGGATATAAGCTCAGTTGGGCGTGAATGTCCCGGCGAAACATGGAGTAAGTGACTTGGAGCTATGGAAGGTTCAATGCATACATgcctacaaaacacatataatacatataatcaAGAAGCAGGCTTGagtgaaggcctgaatgtattcagcttcttgtcgCATTTGAGTTTGCCCGGTTACAGGTGACAGAGGAGGTGGCCAGATGACTACCATCCCCAAGGACCATCTGGAGGATGCAGCGAGTGGCCTTATATGGAAAATGTGATAGAGACAGGAACTTCTATGTCTATTTTAGCTtatgaaaatgaatatttactGTATCTGACATATCACAATctttgtaaacgcatgagggggcgtcaacCCTGATGAAtcaaaagcaatctgaagtgtatttttgggtggagTTCTACAACTGATGTTTGGCAGTTTGTACCTCCCCGCATGTGTATTCAATAAACTCTTCCGTTTGATTGCATCCTTCTGGGCCTTTGGTATTTTGTTTTGGATCTCAGTATTTTGAATCGGGACATTAGCATTCaatatctcagtgaatacagaatacagaataaggattaccacaaagcaaaaaatcaagagacaaggctaatcaaaaggtattggctgaagcatttCCTTATTAcgccaacccttttaacaaaaaatcttttgcatgcagctcctgtacacagggctcgaagcaaagaataaaacaaagcaaaaaccaacaaacaaacaaacaaacaaacaaaacagttcaAAATATAAACATCATTTCTCATCTTCTAATGCTAAATGCTAATTATTGGGAATTAGCTTGAAATGcgggatttgtttgttttatgcatttatgtATTCACCTCACACATGAACAATTCCCAGTTCAAgaccaggaggagacacaaacccAGACTCAGGGAGTCATGAGAAAGTCTACTCCTTCAGTCCAAGCAGGAATAAATGGGAGGCTTGTGTCAGGAAGGATATTCAGTATAAAATCTGTACCAGTTAAAGCATGAAGATTGGTCCACATTGGCGACCGTTTGGGAAATAAGATGAGAAGTACATTAAGGttataatataattataatcTACAGGGATTTATTGCAGCTGAAACAGGCTGCAGTTCTCTGGGGATCAAATGATACAGAAAAAGGCTGCcacaaataaaaagacaaaaacataaaattccTAGATAACCTGTTGTCACCTCCTGTATTCCCAGGAGAAGCAGGAACATCAAGACCATCAACATGTAAACTTTTAAGAGActttattagttttattgtCCACAAAAAGAGACTCAGTGCTTCCTGCTCAGGTGTCAAAGGTCCATCAGAACAAATAGGAATTCATCCTGAGAGCAAACGTCAGTTATATCTGCTTTAAACTCACACATTGAACCAGTTTTTGATGGCATCATAAAATCTGTTCTTTGTGGCTCATGTTGAATTGGaaacaaaaatatcaaaaatgaATTCACTGAATTTCTGTCATGTGGCGCTCTGTGGAGGGTAGAGCAATAACTGTGTGATCACAAATTTGTGTAGTTATTGAGTCGTGATATTATATTGATTATATGTAATTATATTGTCGAAAGCatcatattcttttattcatgtcttcTGTGGTAGTTATGTGTTAGCATTTTAAGGTACTTATTTAGTTTCAGTACAAGTCTAACGTTGGACCTACTTTCAGCTCAGCCTGCCATCTACTGTTATCATTCTCATGTAACACGCTGTTACCTCTGTACTTCTCGGAAGTGagacccaaacaaacaaaggatAAAGAGTCAAACAATGTTCTTAAACAGAAAAGTTAGCTCCTGTCAGCTTTTTTCTGCAGCTTCAACACTGAAAACTGTTTGACTGAAGAGAAATTTAAAACCTCTGCAGATGTTTGAACACCTGATGCTCttcttttcatttccttttttcttggTACTTTTAATATTTAAGTTCTAGTTACTTCATGGTTTAGTGGTCAACACGTTTTCTTTACACAAAAAACATCAATACTTTTTGACTTGAAGGTGACACAAAAACCAAATCAAGCACATGGATCCAAAAACATAGTATAACACAATAGAAATGTGTTTGAACAGACAAATTACAGCTGCTTATAAATTAAAGTGAAAGCAGCATTTAACATAAGAAAAGCTGAACAAAGGATAGAAATGAAAGCGCATCGTCCAGTCTGTTTGTAGGAGAGAGCTGTTCCCATAGTTCCAACAGAGGTGAAGCAGCTGCtctaacaacattttttttgtttccgttacacttcattttagttttaaaggCACATTATTTTGGAGTGATCCATGTCAGTGTTTGTATGCAATGCTATGACGTCTTCTCCAACATAACCAGATCATTACTGGAAACTGTTACCTCCTCAGAGACTGCACCAAACCAAGTGAGATTCATCTAAGCTGATATCACATTTTTTCCatcatttttttcatgtgaAAAGTCAGATCTCCCCTTTAGTTacatcattttatattttatagtttAGTTTATACAATAGTTTCTATTATTGAAGCAAATATTCATGAAACTGTAGCTACAGTCACATGGGAAGAATAAACTCAATGTGGATTCACGACAGgacaaaaaataagaatattGTGGATTTTATTAAAAAGTCATCATAACAAACATAGAAAATAAATTAACAGCAATACTTACATTTATCTAATAAACAAACAccagatataaaaaaaaatgtttacaagagagagaaaaacacccTTAAAGTGCTGAAATACGAGAAGGAAGTATTTCATCAGCATTCATTAGTGCTGAAAACACACTTCAGTCtcaaaatatttgaaatgacatttgaaagaaaactaaacaggTTTATATAAAAAGGTGATAAATTTGTCCAACAAAATAAGAATAAAGGtagaacaaaataataaaaactagcAAAACCAGACAATACAGGAGGCAAAGTCAGTGAGCACACAGGGAACAAAAGGAATGAAAAATATGTTCACAGCATTATTGAAAAGCTACTAAACACAGTGACAAAgaactccatccatccatttcctgTCCTGCGTTCTCACTGAGATAAAATAAGACAAGAGTGGAGCCAGTCCTCACACACCAGGGCAGAGACGAAGCAACCTTTATCATCAGATTTGTAAGTTAAAAAATAGTTTACTCTAATAAATTCGGTGATTTAAAGTCTCcagttaaaaatgtgaaaatccaCAAATGTTACGTTACGGGAAATAAATCACCAAACCCTGTGAGTATATAAGTGTCATGCATGTAGGTGGACctgtgtatttctgtttatGTATATCTACATTTATACAACTGATGCtggaaatatttaatttaaattaaagtCAACAAGCATGATGGAAAAACAATGATTCACAGTTTAGAGGTAACGAGGTAACAGTCCTCGTTTCAGCGCAAACTTTACACAGaaatttaagaagaaaaaacaagaaaacattattttcatttctgcAAATCAGCatatttacattgtaaactgcaAATTGAGAATTTACCCACAATACTGTTAGAGCAAAACTATTTGTTCTAATTTTGTCAGCTTGGTGTTTTTGTAAACATTCTTATTGGTGTTAATATTTATCCAAACCACAGAAGTGAAGCATCTGTCCTGTTCTCTTAAAAATCTCACCTAAACTCACATAAAACAGCAACAAttgtaaaactaaataaaaagtaccttgtgatttttttaacatcaaatcacacaaaaaacagagattaaaaaaaaggggggaaagctgaacacattttatgaaAGCTTTACAGTTTCTGGCCAACAAAAGTCACACTAATGTTTCACTGAACTGCCTTTAACTTTGATGATGGCATGCATTCACTTCATTAAGCTTATACTGTTTCACATATTTATTTCAGTGAAATGCACATGTTGAAAATGATGTTTCATGAACCACTTCAATAGTAACTTGAGCCTGATGACTCCTGGCATCAGGATCTTGTCCGTGTCATGAGGGAAGACAAAATGTATTAATGGAAAAATCTGTTCATTCAGTGTAGTCAGGCAGCCAGCTGACCCCACGTTGATGAACCTTGACCTCCGATACATTGGAAGGCTGTTACACTACCCAGGAAAAAGTCCGTTTAATGTATGAACTCACTGTGAGCAGTGATGTCTGTCATTTAGGCTTCACAAGGAATCATTTTCTCTTGGACCTCACAGTTTTCTACAGCTGTAGGTCAGAAACACATCGTTAGTCCACAACACTtttacaaacagctgacagaTCTGAAAAACTTTTTAATCTACAGAGTGCACATAAAACTCAAAGAAAACAGATCAGAAACATTTCACTTACGAGATGGAGGTCGTTTGTCTGTAatgaaagaaagtaaaaaacagGGTTTGTTAAACATTATGGATTTAACTCAGTTTGTGATCTTGTCTTATTATCCAACAGTCATATTCTCAGTAAACTCTGGCTCTGAGCCTTACTGTAATAACTGCTGGATGAAACCGTGTGATAAAGCGATGAGAGACTCGACGACATCTGTatgcttttcagcatcattTCATTCACACGGTTGCTGTTAACACGCGGTTGCGGCTTTCCAGTTGCTCGCGAACatacacaccaacaacaacactgaAATCCAGGACACTTTTAACCCGGCGAGGCATCATTGCAGATGCCCTGCAGGTGCGTtcacctcccctgcagcagcaCCGCCAACCACACCCCGCCACAAACAGATTTAGTGTTCAATGTGAATAAAAGAAAGCATCAACTCAAAGTCCTAGAAAATCTGCTTTGTCCTCTCACCTGTCTTCTTTTTGTAGATAATGAATCCAATCACAGTGATGACAGCAAGAACACCCAGAGCAAGAATCATGGGGATGATCATGAAGAGGGAATTTCCTTTagaccaaagaaaaacaaatcagaaccTGAACAGATGAAACAGGATAGAGAAGATCACCAATCAGAACAGATAACAGCACTGATTATAGACAATAAGTCTGTCACTATATGCTTTACCTGCTGTTCATATCTGAATATATTCACTGTGTCTGTGCTTATTTACCCACATTTAACTCTGATGTCTTTGGCTCACTGAACTTCTGAGAATAAAAACATCCTTTTTAATTTAGTCAGTAAACTTGATTCCAAAATCAAATCATTACCTCTACTCGTTTTATAAAACTGTGGAGTAACTATACTCTGTTAACTGTGGCTGCTCATTCACAAGGTAAAACGTGATTTGGGAAAAAACATTAGTGTTTGGTAAAGAGTCTTAAATTCCTTTTATGTTCTTAGTTTGGAAATACAacctgtggcgtgtccagcggggtggccaggccaccccccccaaccagactggccaccccaggtgccaccccgaagccaaaacaataaaatccaatgaaatatcaaatgtacgattatgttttcacagtgaagctcagatatccgagtgtacgtgaatgcagcatcggcttctgcgctatgagcatcatgttagcaaaggtaggagagccaagcacgaaagacagcaccacagaaaacagtttttcggcgaaagattaacagttaaacatagctggactggccatcgagcatggcggagcttccacggcggctagcaggtggatgagggaagggtaggcaggaggaggagagacccgaggcagccgccagtccgagtgtcaggtgaactgaacttcaggtaagaagttatgacctgcagtctatctgggtcagatataaaccaaatttaggtggagtttattttcgttgtgctgactttttacagtcagttacaataactcgtactgcgtgctagctagcatgatggagtttctatacagctgggtgggtgctatgatgttactgatggtgaactttattttattcataaggttagtttgtagagttgccaacggctccttaaaaatggaatggtccctgattcagagaaaatattacaggttttgtattgagctgagaagagacgcagtttgtcccggacttcagctagaatgaaaaaaagacacaaagctggagttattctgtgtctttgctgcacagctgcctcttcctctctcattctctctcctccctctcctgttgctacttcagtcatgaaactgatcaatgatcagctgatcggcttttctctcttgtttgtttatcgcccactttgcgccagaaagaggaaaccagcagatgtcgcgctaaataacagcagcacctttaagcttgatcagctgttgttagaatttatttaataataatttctagtatcagctgatgtttgctggagccacagctgtaaaagctgctggtcatgatatcggtttggatatgtggtgagagggaaacatgaagatgaaaccaggagatgtccttactgaatcatcagagctgaacaggtgatggagaaacaggtttaccttttaggtgacatgaatgagttgaagggaagttatgaactgtttctgagagacaaataacaccaggatccttttctacgtagctgacagctggtaactgtgcaggggcgggtctagcaaagttatgccagggggccaggtagggcattaacagggaaagggggggacaaggaaatacttttcttacttattctcatttaaaatgtctcgcttttattaaataattatctgaatcttgcgaacaaagtttttatctgacgtaaaatgtatagaaatcatacatataccaacaagacagcatacatcactgtcacaacagcgtttgttttcattcaaaggctttatggctttaatacctggtgggccggtctctggtcaaaatgcccaattttttgtcccagtccagccctgcaggttaatactggcagtgtcaccatgccagctgactgtatttcatcatcagccagtgttgttctttatacatcaatattaccaaagtttatcataaggcagcatagaaagtatttacttgctttcaggtttcattcaaatgttagtctcttcatttgtttccccacttttttcctgtttcaaaatcaaacaccagtttgtaagaagattatcttctttttttaagaggcagataaagttttgcattggctaatttggcaattgtatgttaaaaatgtttgtattttaatattcaaaaatgtttttgcccaaaacatatgtgcactatatgtcagtaaaaatactatgcaaatattgctgtccttgaatgctgagtaaacactgacaaagcactgattgtatctttTCTACTTCATCagcgcagtatctaaaaactttgcaccgtagtggttaaaacctcattctaataagagttaaaagcgcattcagttattaggtttatagggttattgaattatggttaacagttggtagaattttttttttaacattatctgaaaattacatctgccacccttctccaaatctgtgcccctacctggcccccccaacaaaaattttctagacacgccactgaaTACAACTCACTCTTATTTCCAGCAGGTTCACATAATTATTTCAAGATGGGAAACATGTCCCAGTCTAGACTTTAAGTGTGAAATAAACTGACAAAATTGTTCTATTTTTAACACATAAAACTGCATGAACTGCCCTTTACTATGCACTATTATATTACAGTAAACTAAATGTGTGCTTCTGACCTTCATCACTTCTGAGTGCAGACTGACCTTCATTGGTTCTGATCACTGCTCTGCCCAGTCTGGTGATGATGTCCTTATTCACACCACAGAGCTGAAACACACAATCGTAGCTCCTCCAGTCCTCAGGTTTGACTGATGAAAGATCCAGATCAGCAGAAGTCTGGAGGGTCCCATCATTGTTGGGCAGGATCTCTCCTCTGTTCACACCCTCATGAAGCTCTTTCCCATCTTTCCTCCACAACAGTTTGGCTTTGTGTGGATAGAAACCTGTAGCGTGGCAGGTGATTGGAGAGGAGGAAGACTTCTGGAGGAGAGACACTGAGGGAAGAACTGTTGAAAAAATATAAGTGTtcgttattgttattattacaaaTTGTATGTTTGTTGACAATCAATCAACTATAGGTTCATTTATTGTCTTTCCAAGTCCAGTTAAAATCCAGTGTTATTGCACCTGTTCTCCTCAGAGAGCTCCCTGAATAGTTCAGATACTTCTTCAGCCACTCGGGACAAATGTGAGTGAAGTAGTTCTTCTGTCTGGCTGAGAGAGCTCTGTCAGAGTCGCACTTCTGTTTAGCGATGACTGCCTGCTGCTTTGGAGCGATCCACGTCTCTGTCTTAAGGTCAAACGCCAAAAAGTCCTCGCCATTGTAACTCAGCTGATCGTAGCCGGTCACATTATTTGTTTCAGTATCCCATTCACAGCCGTACATCTCCTGATAAACATGCACACCTGAAAGACAGAAACAGTACAGTGAACCAGAGCAAAGCTGCAGCACAGTCTCATCTCAATACAGACACATCAACCAATCAATAGTCACTGAAACAAAGCATCTACTGTTTCTCCTGCTGTTTACTGGCTCAGTGGAAACTAATTAAAACAAACTCTCATCAACACAGTTTAAActttacagagaaaaaacagaaacagactgaGATGCTACACTCTGAGTCCTTATCTAACCTGCACTTCTATAGACATATATAAATAGGACTACAGGTTACATGCCTATATACATAATATATAGGCACATACAGTATTTAGagctagagatggaccgatccgatattacgtatcggtatcggtccgatactgacctaaattactggatcggatatcggagggaaataaaaaatgtaatccgatccattaaatatcaaaagcacctcacaaaacttgcgacatggcgtaactcggctcataaccgtagcacgccggagcagtatgcatcacgtgatagagcggctgtgtgtatttgtagcctcgctagcaatccggcatttcatctccgaggaagttatcccagagagaagtaaagcaagtgtgtaagttcatctctgaatgtttgtaaagcattcccacgttaagcttaaccgatatatggagcaagtgcctctctctctccctctgctgctgctacttcaatcatgaaaccgatcaatgatcagctgatggcttttctgtcgcgagtccgtctctcttctttgtttttggcccactttgcaccagaaagaggaaaccagcggctgaacaacagcagcacgtttaagcttgataagctgttgttagaatgtatttaatattactttctacaccaggatccttttctacgtagctgaccgctggtaactgtgcaggggcggatctagcaaagtttagccaggggggccgatagggcatgaacagggaaaagggggcacaaagacatacttttctttcttattcccatttaaaatgtctagcttgtaataaataattatctgaatcttacacccaaagttttaatctgatgtaaaatgtatagaagtccattactgtatatagtaactattaagtctaatataccctagtaagctatactactttttcctttgggaaggtaccatctgtgcagtctgcagttctgttgaagaaatatgttgaatctatttaattattcttgaaaaattatttatttctgtgcatttttttcaccctgcatcaaattaaagttgattacatcgattaagcatcatcagGTGGAGGGTGGTTCcccattttcttttgctgggagtttgcaaccctattagttaggttgcttaatatttctgctaagtactctttaaaataccacaatagggaggatggaataggtttaagtttattagattgatcagtgttgctgaactatgaaatattttgggcgcagtgtattttttacatacaggtataacagaatagctttagtgttgttgtttatttaaacttgagtatgaacttatacaaaatgcagcaagatattaaaaaaacagttttattgattaaaaaacacactatcggattcatatcggtatcggcagatatccaaatttatgatatcggtatcggtatcggacataaaaaagtggtatcgtgccatctctatttAGAGCTGaaactaatcatggcagcacggtggttagcactgttgcctcacaacaAGAAGTTGTtgtgagttcaattccaccatcaggccagggtctttctgtgtggagcttgCATGTTCTCCATGTGTTTGCAGGgttctctggcttcctcccacagtccaaa encodes:
- the LOC112841703 gene encoding major histocompatibility complex class I-related gene protein isoform X1; translated protein: MSFLTQPQRGFSPGIKPTTFCLLGVHVYQEMYGCEWDTETNNVTGYDQLSYNGEDFLAFDLKTETWIAPKQQAVIAKQKCDSDRALSARQKNYFTHICPEWLKKYLNYSGSSLRRTVLPSVSLLQKSSSSPITCHATGFYPHKAKLLWRKDGKELHEGVNRGEILPNNDGTLQTSADLDLSSVKPEDWRSYDCVFQLCGVNKDIITRLGRAVIRTNEGNSLFMIIPMILALGVLAVITVIGFIIYKKKTDKRPPSPVENCEVQEKMIPCEA
- the LOC112841703 gene encoding major histocompatibility complex class I-related gene protein isoform X2, coding for MYGCEWDDETNEVDGYEQFGYDGEDFITFDLQTETWVAPKQQAVVTKHKWDSNKAFITSVKNYYTQICPEWVKKYLNYGRSSLMRTVLPSVSLLQKSSSSPITCHATGFYPHKAKLLWRKDGKELHEGVNRGEILPNNDGTLQTSADLDLSSVKPEDWRSYDCVFQLCGVNKDIITRLGRAVIRTNEGNSLFMIIPMILALGVLAVITVIGFIIYKKKTDKRPPSPVENCEVQEKMIPCEA